The following coding sequences are from one Paenibacillus sp. JDR-2 window:
- a CDS encoding PilZ domain-containing protein yields the protein MGADPFIPRSNIRIHLHEGITAIAGLLDEQGLLLTSSTCPVLILNISRHGLCFLSGLRFPVRKGYMLDFQMKISGVAINLRGHVVWRNTRDNQYEYGIVFHPLNRLRAVLVRMLNQELLRQSPQQYKIHALYRALSHKAIQ from the coding sequence ATGGGTGCCGACCCGTTTATACCACGGTCTAATATCCGTATTCACCTGCATGAAGGGATAACGGCAATAGCTGGTCTGCTGGATGAGCAAGGCCTCTTGCTTACGTCTTCGACATGTCCGGTGTTGATCCTGAATATTAGCCGGCATGGACTGTGCTTTTTGTCCGGTCTGCGCTTTCCTGTGCGTAAAGGCTATATGCTGGATTTCCAGATGAAGATTTCCGGTGTGGCAATCAATCTGCGCGGCCATGTCGTTTGGCGCAACACAAGGGATAACCAATATGAATACGGCATCGTCTTTCACCCTCTTAACCGGCTTCGGGCTGTGCTGGTCCGCATGCTGAATCAGGAACTTCTGCGTCAAAGCCCGCAGCAGTACAAGATCCATGCATTATATCGGGCATTAAGTCATAAGGCAATTCAATAA
- the rfbC gene encoding dTDP-4-dehydrorhamnose 3,5-epimerase encodes MNVMDTRLPGVKLLEPPVYGDHRGFFTESYNEKTARENGILHAFVQDNHSLSVEAGVLRGMHYQLQPKAQTKLVRVTAGAIYDVVVDIRRGSPTFGQWQGFILSAANKRQLLVPQGFAHGFCTLVPSCEVQYKVDALYAAEHDRGIAWNDPALGIDWPVTKPILSDKDAKHPVLAQAEINFVYEG; translated from the coding sequence ATGAACGTAATGGATACAAGGCTGCCGGGGGTGAAACTGCTGGAGCCGCCTGTATACGGCGATCACAGAGGATTTTTTACGGAAAGCTATAACGAGAAGACCGCTCGCGAGAATGGCATCCTCCATGCTTTTGTTCAGGATAATCATTCATTGTCGGTAGAAGCGGGAGTTCTTCGCGGCATGCATTATCAGCTTCAGCCAAAAGCGCAAACAAAGCTGGTCCGGGTTACGGCGGGGGCGATCTACGATGTTGTTGTAGATATACGCCGCGGCTCGCCAACCTTTGGACAATGGCAGGGCTTTATTCTAAGCGCGGCCAACAAGAGACAGCTGTTAGTTCCGCAAGGCTTTGCCCATGGCTTCTGTACGCTTGTGCCGAGCTGCGAGGTACAGTATAAGGTAGATGCTTTGTACGCTGCGGAGCATGACAGGGGTATTGCCTGGAATGATCCGGCGCTTGGCATTGACTGGCCGGTGACAAAGCCGATCTTGTCGGACAAAGACGCGAAGCATCCCGTGCTTGCCCAGGCGGAAATCAATTTTGTGTATGAGGGGTGA
- a CDS encoding DUF2975 domain-containing protein, whose amino-acid sequence MNRVSTLFLKITVLLMAIPAIAVCIFAVIALIRNNPNQFPGRMHPSDIGFFVAVIPYFIALYMAMRLLGYIDKNIAFSELSVRALKKIKYCGVSIGIIFVAMMPVVIIMARQEDAPGIIVMGLAVAFASFVIAVFGALLERLLQNAIKLKSENELTV is encoded by the coding sequence ATGAACCGAGTATCCACACTTTTTCTAAAGATAACCGTCTTATTAATGGCGATACCTGCGATTGCTGTTTGCATATTTGCGGTGATAGCTTTGATACGGAATAACCCTAACCAATTTCCAGGCAGGATGCATCCATCGGATATCGGCTTTTTTGTTGCCGTAATCCCATACTTTATAGCTTTATATATGGCCATGAGATTGCTTGGTTATATTGATAAGAACATCGCGTTTTCCGAGTTGTCCGTCCGGGCGTTAAAGAAGATTAAATATTGCGGTGTATCTATCGGAATCATTTTTGTGGCGATGATGCCGGTCGTAATTATAATGGCGAGACAAGAAGATGCGCCGGGGATTATCGTAATGGGGTTGGCTGTAGCTTTTGCTTCATTTGTAATCGCCGTGTTTGGCGCTTTGCTCGAGCGTCTGCTGCAAAACGCCATAAAGCTTAAGTCAGAGAATGAACTTACCGTTTAA
- a CDS encoding ABC transporter ATP-binding protein, with product MEQPIVQLQQVTKRIGKKTIIDNLTLDLPLGEVFGFLGPNGSGKTTTIRMMVGLMAMTAGEIKIGGHSIRTQYQQAIRNVGAIVENPEMYKYLTGYQNLVHFARMIEGVTPERIQEVITLVGLESRIHDKVKTYSLGMRQRLGVAQAILHRPKLLILDEPTNGLDPAGIRELRDYLRQLSKEEGIAVFVSSHLLSEMELMCDRVAIIQNGKLIDVRTMHQGGLDVASDVNMLFEVDKPAEASDLASELGKAAFREGDSLIIEANREFAADFNARLVAAGIKVYGIRVQTKSLEDQFLEVTGGERIV from the coding sequence ATGGAGCAACCGATCGTACAGCTGCAGCAGGTTACGAAGCGAATCGGGAAGAAGACGATTATCGACAATCTGACGCTGGACCTGCCGCTTGGCGAAGTATTTGGTTTTCTCGGGCCTAACGGCTCCGGTAAAACGACCACAATCCGCATGATGGTTGGCCTCATGGCCATGACTGCGGGCGAAATTAAAATCGGCGGACACAGCATCCGAACCCAGTACCAGCAGGCTATTCGTAATGTCGGAGCGATTGTTGAGAATCCGGAAATGTACAAGTATTTGACCGGTTATCAGAATCTTGTCCATTTTGCGCGGATGATTGAGGGTGTGACGCCTGAACGGATTCAGGAGGTCATTACCCTTGTTGGTCTGGAGTCCCGCATTCATGATAAGGTCAAAACTTATTCCCTCGGGATGCGCCAAAGACTTGGGGTAGCCCAAGCGATCCTGCACCGTCCCAAGCTGCTTATCCTTGACGAGCCGACCAACGGATTGGATCCGGCCGGTATCCGCGAGCTGCGCGATTATCTCCGCCAGTTGTCCAAGGAAGAAGGTATTGCCGTATTTGTCTCCAGTCACTTGCTCTCCGAGATGGAGCTGATGTGCGACCGGGTTGCAATTATTCAAAACGGCAAGCTGATCGATGTTCGGACCATGCACCAAGGAGGTCTGGATGTCGCAAGCGATGTGAATATGCTGTTCGAGGTAGACAAGCCTGCCGAAGCGTCTGACCTTGCGTCGGAGCTGGGCAAAGCTGCATTCAGGGAAGGCGACAGCCTTATTATTGAAGCAAACCGCGAATTCGCGGCAGATTTTAATGCCCGATTGGTTGCCGCAGGCATTAAGGTATACGGTATCCGCGTCCAAACCAAGTCGCTTGAGGATCAATTCCTTGAAGTTACAGGGGGTGAACGCATTGTTTAA
- a CDS encoding LCP family protein, giving the protein MKRGWRRALIGIGAGLVIIAAGTGGYAWHLYGSVKETADKIYEPIQPTVYVSKDPEVTVKPQQAAQALIEKRHPFTVVVMGVDERENDKGRSDTLIVLAVNPEKKSILMFNIPRDTRTEIIGHGTTDKINHAYAFGGVSMAKNTVEHFLDYPIDYYIRINMEGFAHLIDILGGVEVNNPFAFYYEDHQFDKGTLNLNGELALKYSRMRYDDPRGDLGRNARQREIMMEVMKSSLQFSNITQIQKILKELGSSVKTNITFDEMKTFMTDYREDLGNINTVEISGSGSMINKVWYLIVSKQEKERIHELLKEQMDTNQTAS; this is encoded by the coding sequence GTGAAACGGGGCTGGAGAAGAGCACTCATTGGCATTGGAGCGGGATTGGTCATCATTGCTGCCGGGACAGGCGGATATGCCTGGCACCTGTACGGTTCGGTGAAAGAGACGGCGGACAAAATCTATGAGCCGATTCAGCCAACGGTATATGTAAGCAAGGATCCTGAGGTTACGGTCAAACCGCAGCAGGCGGCTCAAGCTTTAATCGAGAAGCGGCATCCTTTTACGGTAGTAGTGATGGGCGTTGATGAGCGGGAAAATGATAAAGGACGCTCCGATACTTTAATTGTGCTTGCGGTTAATCCAGAGAAGAAATCCATCCTCATGTTCAACATTCCGCGTGATACGAGAACCGAAATTATCGGTCATGGAACAACGGATAAAATCAATCATGCGTATGCCTTTGGCGGAGTATCGATGGCGAAAAATACGGTCGAGCATTTCCTCGATTATCCCATTGATTATTACATCCGGATTAACATGGAGGGCTTCGCCCATTTGATTGACATCCTCGGCGGTGTCGAAGTAAACAATCCGTTTGCCTTTTATTACGAGGATCATCAGTTTGATAAAGGAACACTTAATCTTAACGGCGAGCTGGCGCTCAAATATTCCAGAATGCGTTACGATGATCCAAGAGGGGATCTCGGCCGGAATGCCAGACAGCGGGAGATCATGATGGAGGTTATGAAAAGCTCGCTTCAATTCTCCAATATTACGCAGATTCAAAAGATATTGAAGGAGCTTGGAAGCAGCGTCAAAACAAATATTACGTTTGACGAGATGAAGACCTTTATGACCGATTACCGGGAAGATCTCGGCAATATTAATACGGTGGAGATTAGCGGTTCGGGGAGCATGATCAATAAAGTATGGTACCTGATTGTAAGCAAGCAAGAGAAAGAGAGAATTCACGAGCTGCTTAAGGAACAGATGGATACCAATCAGACGGCGTCTTAA
- a CDS encoding ABC transporter permease — protein sequence MFNFFKLVQNENMKIYRRPRTYVMLGILLALIAAISIIGYFVDQNHTTAAWSMIMTEVMIAYLLITVFTIIIASSGVAEEFTSGTIKLLLIRPWTRSKILLSKYIAVLLYALGMVIVMLLFTIVLNMILFDTSDNTATDIISPLVSGSIAAYLIKYALLKYVSLIVTTTLAFMLATVSRSGALAIGLSLFLILGVNSFTPLLAALKYKWADYILFIHLDLTQYLNDTPMRDGLTLGFSIAVLAVYYAIFMALAWYVFKKRDVAA from the coding sequence TTGTTTAATTTTTTTAAGCTGGTTCAGAATGAAAACATGAAAATCTACCGCCGCCCGCGGACGTATGTCATGCTGGGAATCTTGCTTGCTTTGATCGCGGCGATTTCGATTATTGGTTATTTCGTGGATCAAAATCATACGACTGCCGCATGGAGCATGATCATGACGGAAGTCATGATTGCTTATTTGCTTATTACGGTATTTACGATTATTATCGCTTCCTCCGGCGTAGCCGAAGAGTTCACGAGCGGTACAATCAAGCTGCTTCTGATTCGTCCATGGACAAGATCCAAAATCCTGTTGTCCAAGTATATTGCCGTTCTTCTGTATGCGCTTGGCATGGTCATTGTTATGCTGCTGTTTACCATCGTGCTGAATATGATTCTGTTCGATACCAGCGACAACACGGCAACCGATATTATTTCCCCGCTTGTCTCGGGCTCCATCGCGGCTTATTTGATCAAGTACGCCCTGCTGAAGTATGTGTCGCTGATCGTCACAACAACGCTTGCCTTTATGCTGGCGACCGTATCCCGCAGCGGCGCGCTCGCTATCGGCTTGTCGCTGTTCCTGATTCTGGGGGTTAATTCCTTTACGCCATTGCTGGCCGCGCTCAAGTATAAATGGGCGGATTACATTTTGTTCATCCATCTTGACCTTACGCAGTATTTGAATGATACGCCGATGCGCGACGGTTTAACATTAGGCTTCTCAATTGCTGTCCTGGCCGTCTATTATGCCATCTTTATGGCTCTAGCCTGGTATGTCTTCAAGAAGAGGGATGTAGCGGCTTAA
- a CDS encoding sugar phosphate nucleotidyltransferase translates to MGEQQVRLVILAGGQGRRMWPLSHSKRAKQLLPLLTGPDGDKESLLNRLWRQLDQVGLQQDTFIAISHNQTETLRSQLSISLNVIQEPETKGSYPAVALAASYLYSVASIPLHETVAVLPADLYVEEEDWFETLKELPEQLRRHQLNHAVTSDESGIVVFRLESVINALTEEGLPIQYEQLFRRYEELYSRLEDRMIRLFDGSPTFRMPEQPFCRINSWNALAAAFPENASIYNDSAAPVIMMGLSNITVAVSSAGILIADQTACIPDEQTRNISTERQPLIPGYEAGRWGSAVVINCLSREDGQHAITRKLEVVDGGFLSYAFYLKRKIVWTVLAGVGELIRNEKSSIIKTGEVVELLPGERHTVMARSGLTLLEAHIGTDLTEDDRIVLGDHWEEVNTAI, encoded by the coding sequence ATGGGAGAGCAGCAAGTAAGACTCGTAATATTAGCCGGCGGTCAAGGCAGAAGGATGTGGCCGCTTTCTCATTCGAAGCGCGCAAAGCAGCTTCTTCCCCTGTTGACTGGACCGGATGGCGATAAAGAGTCTTTGCTGAACAGGCTGTGGCGACAGCTGGATCAGGTCGGTTTGCAGCAGGATACGTTTATTGCAATCAGCCACAATCAGACGGAAACTTTGCGCAGCCAGCTCTCCATCAGCCTGAACGTGATTCAGGAGCCTGAGACGAAAGGGAGTTATCCCGCCGTTGCCCTTGCTGCTTCCTACCTCTACTCGGTTGCATCCATTCCTCTCCACGAGACGGTCGCCGTATTGCCCGCGGATCTGTATGTGGAAGAAGAGGACTGGTTTGAGACGCTAAAGGAGCTGCCGGAGCAGCTTCGCAGGCATCAATTAAATCATGCGGTGACAAGCGATGAGAGCGGTATTGTCGTCTTCCGGCTGGAAAGCGTAATAAACGCTTTGACTGAAGAGGGTCTTCCTATTCAGTATGAACAGCTTTTCCGTCGATACGAGGAGCTCTATAGCCGGCTGGAAGACAGAATGATCAGATTATTTGATGGAAGCCCTACCTTCCGGATGCCGGAGCAGCCCTTTTGCCGCATTAACAGCTGGAATGCTCTTGCTGCTGCCTTTCCGGAAAACGCTTCTATTTATAATGATTCGGCAGCTCCTGTAATTATGATGGGGCTGAGCAATATTACTGTGGCCGTTTCTTCTGCGGGAATTCTGATTGCCGATCAAACCGCCTGCATTCCTGATGAACAGACGCGGAATATAAGCACGGAACGGCAGCCGCTCATCCCCGGATACGAGGCTGGCCGATGGGGAAGTGCAGTCGTTATTAACTGCTTATCCCGCGAGGATGGACAGCATGCAATCACAAGAAAGCTCGAAGTGGTTGACGGCGGGTTTCTAAGCTATGCCTTTTATCTGAAGCGAAAGATCGTCTGGACGGTACTGGCCGGTGTCGGAGAGCTGATCCGCAATGAGAAGAGCAGCATCATTAAGACAGGCGAAGTTGTCGAGCTTCTGCCGGGAGAGCGGCATACCGTTATGGCCAGGTCCGGACTTACGCTTCTGGAGGCACACATCGGAACGGATCTAACCGAAGATGACCGGATTGTGCTCGGTGATCATTGGGAGGAAGTCAATACGGCCATCTAG
- a CDS encoding helix-turn-helix domain-containing protein, which produces MNIGNRIAGLREERKWTQEQTASKLGISRAALSHYEKNRREPDTETLAKFADLYQVTIDYLVGRTTNTQAALSEDVRNFVDHLELSDEELLEKYNLSVDGRKLTAEETKRFIAFVRAERMMN; this is translated from the coding sequence ATGAATATAGGAAACCGAATTGCTGGCTTGAGGGAAGAAAGAAAATGGACACAGGAGCAAACCGCCTCGAAGCTCGGCATATCAAGAGCTGCATTATCTCATTACGAGAAAAACCGCAGAGAGCCTGATACGGAGACCTTGGCGAAGTTTGCTGACCTGTATCAAGTTACCATAGATTATTTGGTAGGAAGAACAACGAATACACAGGCGGCGTTAAGCGAAGATGTTCGTAACTTTGTCGATCATTTGGAGCTGTCTGACGAAGAGCTGCTGGAGAAGTATAATTTAAGCGTGGACGGCCGTAAGCTTACAGCCGAAGAAACGAAACGGTTTATTGCCTTTGTTCGGGCAGAACGTATGATGAATTAG
- a CDS encoding CpsD/CapB family tyrosine-protein kinase, producing MQQSIMENSKLITTSNPDSPIAEAYRSLRTNIQFSSIDVPVKTLMVTSCQSGDGKTTTIANLAVAFSQEGKRVLLVDADLRRPTLHTVFMLSNQTGLTNVLANQTEWQDAVHSTSVDNLFFIGSGPTPPNPSEMLGSKKMNQLIEELSAHYDMILFDAPPSLVVTDGLVLASKCDGVVAVISVGMTKRQQAKKLYASLEHVKAKLLGVVLNNKKKKSKEQLYYTYYGTNRRM from the coding sequence ATGCAACAATCCATAATGGAAAATAGCAAGCTGATTACGACGAGCAATCCCGATTCCCCTATTGCTGAGGCGTACCGTTCTTTGCGTACGAATATTCAATTTTCTTCTATTGATGTACCTGTGAAGACGTTAATGGTTACGTCCTGTCAGTCCGGTGACGGCAAAACAACAACGATTGCGAACCTTGCGGTTGCTTTCTCCCAAGAAGGCAAGCGTGTACTTCTGGTTGATGCGGATTTGAGACGGCCAACCCTTCATACGGTTTTTATGCTGTCCAATCAGACTGGCCTGACGAATGTGTTGGCTAATCAGACGGAATGGCAGGATGCCGTGCATTCAACCTCGGTTGATAATTTATTTTTTATCGGTTCCGGTCCTACTCCGCCTAATCCTTCGGAAATGCTGGGCTCCAAAAAAATGAATCAGCTTATCGAAGAGCTGTCCGCCCATTACGATATGATCCTTTTTGATGCTCCGCCATCACTCGTTGTAACTGACGGGCTTGTGCTTGCTTCCAAATGCGATGGCGTAGTTGCCGTAATCAGCGTTGGAATGACCAAGCGCCAGCAAGCGAAAAAATTGTACGCCAGTCTTGAGCATGTGAAAGCGAAGCTGCTTGGAGTGGTGCTCAACAATAAGAAAAAGAAAAGCAAGGAACAGCTGTATTACACCTATTACGGTACAAACAGGAGGATGTAA